The Diadema setosum chromosome 1, eeDiaSeto1, whole genome shotgun sequence genome has a window encoding:
- the LOC140246855 gene encoding uncharacterized protein has translation MQLWVYPNAVSEGVHMLQRIPVLVRKMNDYTDGEEDLNCITEHPGFQPICLDKWVLETAYFQYVQQYEGHHRKDVTENERSRHIAYSQLARWCWGFLGRRVRVRLPSCAVTTVPYSYPSEVYRGFEDI, from the exons ATGCAGTTGTGGGTGTATCCCAATGCAGTCAGTGAGGGAGTCCATATGCTGCAAAGAATTCCTGTACTGGTGAGGAAGATGAATGACTACACTGACGGTGAGGAGGACCTGAATTGCATCACGGAGCACCCAGGATTCCAGCCAATATGTCTAGACAAGTGGGTACTGGAGACAGCGTATTTTCAGTATGTACAGCAGTATGAGGGTCACCACCGGAAGGATGTAACTGAGAATGA gcgATCAAGGCACATCGCATACAGCCAGCTGGCTCGGTGGTGTTGGGGTTTTCTGGGCAGGAGGGTTCGTGTTCGCCTTCCTTCATGTGCCGTCACAACCGTCCCCTACTCTTATCCATCCGAGGTGTACAGGGGATTCGAGGACATATAA